In the Paralichthys olivaceus isolate ysfri-2021 chromosome 17, ASM2471397v2, whole genome shotgun sequence genome, one interval contains:
- the sox17 gene encoding transcription factor SOX-17 — MSSPDAGYASDDQTQARCAIPVMMPGMGHCQWADPLSPLGDAKVKSEPCASGSGSQNRGKSEPRIRRPMNAFMVWAKDERKRLAQQNPDLHNAELSKMLGKSWKALPVTEKQPFVEEAERLRVQHMQDHPNYKYRPRRRKQVKRIKRLDPGFLVHGVADHPAAAMSGDGRVCVESLGLGYHEHGFQLPPQQLSHYRDALGGPSYENYSLPTPDTSPLDAVESDSMFFPPHSQEDCHMIPAYAYHSQAAEYQPQEPHSNHHGNSVLHRHAASASDQPPQSATLPPSYMGCPNPLAMYYTQHCSPSHSKRHPGGAGQLSPPPDSHPHSADSVEQMHHSELLAEVDRSEFEQYLSSSSARADMTGLSYGPHEAGMQGPESLISSVLSDASTAVYYCSYNNS; from the exons ATGAGCAGTCCCGATGCGGGTTACGCCAGCGACGATCAGACCCAGGCAAGGTGTGCGATACCAGTCATGATGCCTGGAATGGGACACTGTCAGTGGGCCGACCCCCTCAGTCCTCTCGGGGACGCCAAGGTGAAGAGCGAGCCGTGCGCCTCCGGCTCCGGCAGCCAGAACCGCGGCAAGAGCGAGCCGCGGATCCGACGGCCCATGAACGCGTTCATGGTCTGGGCGAAGGATGAGCGCAAGAGGCTGGCGCAGCAAAACCCGGACCTGCACAACGCAGAGCTGAGCAAAATGTTGG GGAAATCATGGAAAGCTCTTCCTGTCACAGAAAAGCAGCCCTTTGTGGAGGAGGCCGAGCGGCTGCGAGTTCAGCACATGCAGGATCACCCCAACTACAAGTACAGGCCCCGGCGGCGGAAGCAGGTGAAGAGGATTAAGAGGCTGGACCCTGGCTTTCTGGTCCATGGCGTGGCCGACCATCCGGCCGCGGCGATGTCCGGAGACGGCAGGGTGTGTGTGGAGAGCCTGGGCCTGGGCTACCACGAGCACGGCTTCCAGCTTCCTCCACAGCAACTCAGTCACTACCGGGATGCCCTCGGGGGCCCCTCTTATGAAAACTACAGCCTCCCCACACCTGACACCTCTCCTCTGGACGCCGTGGAGTCAGACTCCATGTTCTTCCCTCCACATTCACAAGAGGACTGCCACATGATACCTGCCTACGCTTACCACTCCCAGGCGGCAGAGTACCAGCCCCAGGAGCCCCACTCCAACCACCACGGCAACTCCGTCCTGCACCGACATGCTGCCTCGGCTTCAGATCAGCCACCCCAGTCTGccactcttcctccttcctaCATGGGATGCCCAAATCCTCTGGCCATGTATTACACCCAGCACTGCAGTCCCAGCCATTCTAAACGGCATCCTGGGGGGGCAGGACagctctcccctcctcctgaCTCTCACCCCCACTCTGCAGACAGCGTGGAGCAGATGCACCACTCAGAGCTGCTGGCCGAGGTGGACCGCAGCGAGTTCGAGCAGTATTTGAGTTCCTCCTCAGCGCGTGCGGACATGACAGGCCTGTCCTATGGGCCACACGAGGCTGGCATGCAAGGACCTGAGAGCCTCATATCATCGGTGCTGTCAGACGCCAGCACAGCTGTGTATTACTGTAGCTACAACAACTCCTAA